In the Ilumatobacteraceae bacterium genome, one interval contains:
- a CDS encoding alpha-(1->3)-arabinofuranosyltransferase family protein, whose protein sequence is MTEARAAWYARPPARTAAVLALLAYLPSLTAAPGRMPSDSKLYLYLDPGRFLADAASTFDGRQFAGWVPHQHVAYLWPSGPWFWFFETIGVPDWIAHRLWIGSIMLAAGLGVRWCGRLLGVGPMAAFAAAIAYQLSVYVLPYVSRTSVMLLPWAGLGWIVAFTIRATRQRGWADPAAVALVVLTVGAVNATALAMIIPAPAWWLVHAAWRRSIAWRDAALVATRVGVLSLAVSLWWIAMLLIQGRYGTDVLPYSESLADVSLTATSAETWRGLGYWLFYVRDPFSATTTESLRYLSSTVSIALSYALPLLALAALTWCRWAHRRYVAGLIGIGLVLAVGVHPIGDRSPLMRVFAGDDDGGLALALRSSTRALPVMMLGVALALAMVVEAGRTSTPVPRFDLRASSALGVTVALVAVLNLPSLWTGAFVDPALERDQDPPPSWLEAAAALDASGDDGRVLQLPGVEFGAYRWGYTVDQPLPGLTDKPLVTRDLLPLGSGPAMDLLYAFDDRVQDGVLEPSAVAPIARLLGADTIWLTNDLAAERFRTARPGVVRDLVTGAPGIGDPVGYGELSLHRPETPMADGRALADARVGDPSPDVELVAVEQPGRVVRAAADVLVVSGSGDGLVDAAGAGLLDGTDVAIRYSADLDAGRDGAVERAVGVIVTDSNRDRARHWRSSQDTTGFTETGGPDQDVLTSVAADARLDVFHPTDPATQTIAEQRGPVVATASAYGEPFAYLPEHRPFMAVDGDPDTAWLVGEHGDPIGATIRLDFERPTDRLVLHQPPQPDDRHITQVVYRTAGGADGGSGGGSFTLDEASWNGAGNVLQLDAPVDAIDLTIVAVAGGTPFTASAVAPVGFTEIDTGAGPATEVVRPPIDALGAVAAETPLAHVLTRLRVDPMDRWRDDPEPVLVREIELPTPRDMTVELSARIDARATDAELASLFGWPAVASTRLTGSPRNAGVSALDDDDTTAWITAFGAARGAVLATTTSEPVSSVTVRQPVSGFSRVTSLVIRAGDEERTVQLDPDAAGSSTVPVDPPLPAGALEFVLAEIDEEQTIDRRFGDPLVLPAAILDLRYDGRPATEPVAASSVDVPCATVARIDGVDLTASIRVVDAGWLDGAPIEVEACDPSVSLAAGHHLIEGTAGALPVTLDRVVLDDGVASALRDAAPAPPVEVVADGRFDRTVEVGPCPDGCWLVIGEGVNEAWTATAAGLDLGPPVTVDGGFNGWWVAPRDGITTVEVRWTAQGTLVWALVVSLLGTAGAIALIARARLRRDDDIGIPDTATPPGWSWGPSAPVARHRAVMIAATWTLAGGLLIGPQWALCGLVGGAAVVIVRRHRLVELTALASLLVVAAIVVLRERRSAPPPNGAWPGTFESVHGLGMFAIACVIVAALVADDTEPAAAPPGRPDNTTDG, encoded by the coding sequence ATGGCCGCCTTCGCGGCGGCGATCGCCTACCAGTTGTCGGTGTACGTGTTGCCGTACGTGTCGCGGACCTCGGTGATGCTGCTCCCATGGGCCGGTCTCGGTTGGATCGTCGCGTTCACGATTCGAGCGACGCGGCAGCGCGGCTGGGCCGACCCCGCGGCGGTCGCGCTGGTCGTGTTGACGGTCGGCGCGGTCAATGCCACCGCGCTCGCCATGATCATCCCCGCGCCCGCATGGTGGCTCGTCCACGCCGCCTGGAGGCGGTCGATCGCCTGGCGGGACGCCGCCCTGGTCGCCACGCGGGTCGGCGTACTCTCGCTCGCCGTGTCGCTCTGGTGGATCGCGATGCTGCTGATCCAGGGCCGGTACGGGACCGACGTCCTGCCCTACTCCGAGTCGCTCGCGGACGTGTCGCTGACCGCCACGTCCGCGGAGACGTGGCGCGGTCTCGGCTACTGGCTGTTCTACGTGCGCGACCCGTTCTCGGCCACCACCACCGAGTCGTTGCGCTACCTGTCGTCGACCGTTTCGATCGCCCTGAGCTATGCGCTGCCGCTGTTGGCCCTCGCCGCGCTCACCTGGTGTCGCTGGGCCCACCGTCGCTACGTCGCCGGCCTGATCGGGATCGGTCTCGTGCTCGCCGTCGGGGTGCACCCGATCGGCGACCGGTCGCCCCTGATGCGGGTCTTCGCCGGTGACGACGACGGCGGTTTGGCGCTCGCCCTGCGGAGCAGTACCCGTGCGCTCCCGGTGATGATGCTCGGGGTGGCGCTCGCGCTCGCGATGGTGGTCGAGGCCGGTCGGACATCGACGCCGGTCCCCCGGTTCGACCTCCGGGCGTCGTCTGCACTCGGTGTCACGGTGGCGCTGGTCGCGGTCCTCAACCTGCCGTCACTGTGGACCGGGGCGTTCGTCGATCCGGCGCTCGAACGCGACCAGGACCCGCCCCCGTCATGGCTCGAAGCCGCCGCCGCGCTCGATGCATCCGGCGACGACGGTCGCGTCCTCCAGCTCCCGGGTGTCGAGTTCGGTGCCTACCGATGGGGGTACACCGTCGATCAGCCGCTGCCCGGACTGACCGACAAGCCACTCGTCACCCGCGATCTGCTGCCCCTGGGGTCCGGCCCGGCGATGGATCTGCTCTATGCGTTCGACGACCGGGTGCAGGACGGGGTGCTCGAACCCTCAGCGGTGGCACCGATCGCACGGTTGCTGGGGGCCGACACGATCTGGCTGACGAACGACCTGGCCGCCGAGCGCTTCCGCACCGCCCGTCCCGGGGTCGTTCGCGACCTGGTGACCGGGGCTCCCGGCATCGGCGACCCGGTCGGGTACGGCGAGCTCTCGTTGCACCGCCCGGAGACGCCGATGGCCGACGGGCGAGCGCTCGCCGATGCTCGGGTCGGAGATCCGTCGCCCGACGTCGAACTCGTCGCGGTCGAGCAGCCGGGTCGGGTCGTCCGAGCGGCCGCCGACGTGCTCGTCGTGTCGGGGTCGGGCGACGGCCTCGTCGACGCGGCGGGTGCCGGCCTGCTCGACGGCACCGACGTGGCGATCCGGTACTCCGCCGATCTCGACGCGGGTCGTGACGGAGCCGTCGAGCGAGCCGTCGGTGTCATCGTCACCGACTCCAACCGCGACCGGGCACGCCACTGGCGCAGTTCACAGGACACCACCGGCTTCACCGAGACGGGCGGGCCGGATCAGGACGTCCTCACCTCGGTCGCCGCCGACGCCCGGCTCGACGTGTTCCACCCGACCGACCCGGCGACCCAGACCATCGCCGAACAGCGCGGCCCGGTCGTGGCGACCGCGAGCGCCTACGGCGAACCGTTCGCGTACCTGCCCGAGCACCGCCCCTTCATGGCGGTCGACGGCGACCCCGACACGGCATGGCTGGTCGGGGAACACGGCGACCCGATCGGTGCGACGATCCGCCTGGACTTCGAGCGACCGACCGACCGGCTCGTGCTCCACCAACCGCCGCAGCCGGACGACCGACACATCACGCAGGTCGTCTATCGCACCGCTGGTGGCGCCGACGGTGGCTCAGGCGGCGGCAGCTTCACGCTCGACGAGGCCTCGTGGAACGGGGCCGGCAACGTGTTGCAGCTCGACGCGCCGGTCGATGCGATCGACCTGACGATCGTCGCGGTGGCGGGCGGCACGCCGTTCACGGCATCGGCCGTCGCACCGGTCGGGTTCACCGAGATCGACACCGGTGCCGGACCGGCGACCGAGGTCGTCCGGCCGCCGATCGACGCACTCGGCGCGGTCGCCGCGGAGACGCCCCTGGCGCACGTGCTGACCCGGCTCAGGGTCGACCCGATGGACCGCTGGCGCGACGATCCCGAACCCGTGCTCGTCCGCGAGATCGAGCTGCCGACGCCTCGCGACATGACGGTCGAACTGAGCGCCCGGATCGACGCCCGTGCCACCGACGCCGAACTCGCGTCGCTGTTCGGGTGGCCGGCGGTGGCGTCGACCCGCCTGACCGGTTCGCCCCGCAACGCCGGCGTCTCCGCGCTCGACGACGACGACACGACCGCGTGGATCACCGCGTTCGGGGCGGCGCGTGGCGCCGTCCTGGCCACCACGACCTCCGAGCCGGTCTCGTCGGTCACCGTTCGCCAGCCCGTGTCCGGCTTCAGCCGGGTCACGTCCCTCGTCATCCGAGCGGGCGACGAGGAGCGCACCGTGCAACTCGACCCCGACGCCGCCGGATCGTCGACGGTGCCGGTCGATCCGCCACTCCCCGCCGGGGCGCTCGAGTTCGTGCTGGCCGAGATCGACGAAGAGCAGACGATCGACCGGCGATTCGGCGACCCGCTCGTCCTGCCGGCGGCGATCCTCGACCTGCGCTACGACGGTCGCCCAGCGACCGAACCGGTCGCCGCGTCGTCGGTCGATGTGCCGTGCGCCACCGTGGCGCGGATCGACGGTGTCGATCTCACGGCCTCGATCCGGGTCGTCGATGCCGGTTGGCTCGACGGAGCACCGATCGAGGTCGAAGCCTGTGACCCGTCGGTGAGCCTGGCCGCCGGGCACCACCTGATCGAAGGCACCGCAGGCGCACTGCCGGTCACCCTCGACCGGGTCGTGCTCGACGACGGTGTCGCCTCGGCGCTTCGTGACGCCGCACCGGCACCGCCGGTCGAGGTCGTCGCCGACGGCCGGTTCGACCGGACGGTCGAGGTCGGGCCCTGCCCGGACGGCTGCTGGCTCGTGATCGGCGAAGGCGTGAACGAGGCATGGACGGCAACGGCGGCGGGCCTCGACCTCGGTCCCCCGGTCACCGTCGACGGCGGCTTCAACGGCTGGTGGGTCGCTCCGAGGGACGGCATCACGACGGTCGAGGTGCGTTGGACGGCGCAGGGCACGCTCGTGTGGGCACTCGTGGTCTCGCTGCTCGGCACGGCCGGCGCGATCGCGCTGATCGCTCGTGCCCGGCTCCGACGCGACGACGACATCGGGATCCCCGACACGGCGACGCCGCCGGGCTGGTCGTGGGGTCCGTCCGCTCCGGTGGCACGGCACCGAGCCGTGATGATCGCCGCGACGTGGACGCTGGCCGGAGGGCTGCTCATCGGCCCGCAATGGGCCCTGTGCGGGCTCGTGGGCGGCGCAGCGGTCGTGATCGTCCGTCGGCACCGCCTGGTCGAGCTGACGGCGTTGGCGAGCCTCCTGGTCGTCGCCGCGATCGTGGTGCTCCGGGAGCGGCGTTCGGCGCCCCCGCCCAACGGGGCATGGCCCGGAACGTTCGAGTCGGTGCACGGCCTCGGCATGTTCGCCATCGCCTGTGTGATCGTCGCCGCGCTGGTGGCCGACGACACCGAGCCGGCGGCCGCACCGCCGGGCCGGCCGGACAACACCACCGACGGGTGA
- a CDS encoding methyltransferase domain-containing protein, which produces MDLTERGDSAVRHPWEVQRFEAYRRVLADHGALDARRVLDVGAGDGWFSEGLLDHLPDSAEIVCWDVNYDDNDLEPSHPSLVRTRDRPSAGYDLVLLLDVLEHIQDPGLFVGSVLAPLTSSGTRVLVAVPAHQRLFSSHDEALGHYRRYARRQLLDQVSPWLDVVEDGPLFTSLLLPRAASAAIERVAPRPAATAGVGNWGAGRIVTAAVNRALAADARSGRAARRLGVRLPGLSHWAFGVVR; this is translated from the coding sequence ATGGACCTCACCGAACGCGGCGACAGCGCCGTGCGGCATCCGTGGGAAGTCCAACGGTTCGAGGCCTACCGGCGGGTGCTGGCCGATCACGGGGCGCTCGACGCACGTCGGGTGCTCGACGTCGGCGCCGGTGACGGGTGGTTCAGCGAGGGGCTGCTCGACCACCTACCCGACTCGGCGGAGATCGTGTGCTGGGACGTCAACTACGACGACAACGACCTCGAACCGTCGCACCCGAGCCTCGTCCGCACCCGCGACCGCCCGAGCGCCGGCTACGACCTGGTGCTGCTCCTCGACGTACTCGAACACATCCAGGACCCCGGGCTGTTCGTCGGGTCCGTGCTCGCTCCGCTCACCTCCTCCGGCACCCGGGTCCTCGTCGCCGTGCCGGCGCATCAGCGCCTGTTCAGCAGCCACGACGAGGCGCTGGGCCACTACCGGCGGTACGCACGCCGGCAGCTGCTCGATCAGGTGTCGCCGTGGCTCGACGTGGTCGAGGACGGTCCCCTGTTCACGAGCCTGCTCCTCCCCCGGGCCGCATCCGCCGCGATCGAGCGTGTGGCGCCACGGCCGGCTGCGACCGCCGGCGTGGGGAACTGGGGCGCCGGCCGGATCGTCACCGCCGCGGTGAACCGAGCTCTCGCCGCCGACGCCCGCTCCGGCCGGGCGGCCCGACGGCTGGGTGTGCGGCTCCCGGGACTGTCGCACTGGGCGTTCGGGGTCGTGCGGTGA
- a CDS encoding glycosyltransferase — MTVAVVVPCFDEAERLDRAAFVEFARHIDHLIFVDDGSGDRTAEQLGELAEQLPERITVVSLPRNVGKAEAVRIGLLTAVDRGSSLVGYLDADLATPTDEMLRLIDVARTQPHRTAVLGSRVALLGHTVHRRPTRHYLGRLYATAASLALGVPVYDTQCGAKVFRVGLPLQFALADPFPDRWSFDVELLARLLADPNQSADPFIEVPLHEWRDVAGSAVGVGSGVRALWALTGLRRRVRRHRRRFG, encoded by the coding sequence GTGACCGTCGCCGTCGTCGTGCCGTGCTTCGACGAGGCAGAACGCCTCGACCGGGCGGCGTTCGTCGAGTTCGCCCGCCACATCGATCACCTGATCTTCGTCGACGACGGATCCGGCGACCGCACCGCGGAGCAGCTCGGGGAGCTGGCCGAGCAGCTCCCCGAGCGGATCACGGTCGTCTCACTCCCCCGGAACGTCGGCAAGGCCGAAGCCGTCCGGATCGGCTTGCTCACCGCGGTCGACCGCGGCAGCTCGCTCGTCGGGTACCTCGACGCCGACCTGGCCACCCCGACCGACGAGATGCTGCGGTTGATCGACGTCGCACGCACACAACCGCACCGGACCGCGGTGCTCGGCAGCCGGGTCGCGCTGCTCGGCCACACGGTCCACCGCCGGCCCACTCGCCACTATCTCGGACGCCTGTACGCCACGGCGGCGAGTCTGGCACTGGGCGTGCCGGTGTACGACACCCAGTGCGGGGCCAAGGTGTTCCGGGTCGGCCTCCCGCTCCAGTTCGCGCTGGCCGACCCGTTCCCCGACCGATGGTCGTTCGACGTCGAGCTGCTCGCCCGGTTGCTCGCCGATCCGAACCAGTCGGCCGACCCGTTCATCGAGGTGCCGTTGCACGAGTGGCGAGATGTCGCCGGGTCGGCGGTGGGTGTCGGATCCGGTGTCCGGGCGCTGTGGGCGCTCACGGGTCTTCGGCGGCGGGTGCGCCGTCACCGGCGACGTTTCGGCTGA
- a CDS encoding polyprenol monophosphomannose synthase yields the protein MRSVIVLPTYNERENIEVFLRSVRATGAPVDVLVVDDASPDGTADAARAVAPELGGISVLDRTAKDGLGSAYRAGFEQVLGGDYDVVISMDADLSHDPAVIPEMLRLLDGGADAVVGSRYVRGGGTTDWPTHRRLLSKWGNAYTRSALRLSVNDCTSGYRAYRIDALRSIEPTTTQAEGYAFLTELVRRLDHTGHSIAETPIIFRDRERGKSKMSGRIVVESMWLVTTWGVADRVRRLFGRR from the coding sequence GTGCGCAGCGTGATCGTGCTCCCGACCTACAACGAGCGGGAGAACATCGAGGTCTTCCTCCGGTCGGTCCGCGCCACGGGCGCGCCCGTCGACGTGCTCGTCGTCGACGACGCCAGCCCCGACGGCACCGCCGACGCAGCCCGCGCGGTCGCCCCGGAACTCGGCGGGATCTCGGTCCTCGACCGCACGGCGAAAGACGGCCTCGGCAGCGCATACCGCGCCGGTTTCGAACAGGTGTTGGGCGGCGACTACGACGTCGTCATCTCGATGGACGCCGACCTGTCGCACGACCCGGCCGTGATCCCCGAGATGCTGCGCCTCCTCGACGGCGGCGCCGATGCGGTGGTGGGCTCGCGCTACGTCCGCGGCGGCGGTACCACCGACTGGCCGACCCACCGGCGGCTGCTGTCGAAATGGGGCAACGCGTACACACGATCCGCGCTGCGCCTGTCGGTCAACGACTGCACCTCCGGCTACCGCGCCTACCGGATCGACGCGCTCCGCTCGATCGAACCAACGACCACCCAGGCCGAGGGCTACGCGTTCCTGACCGAGCTGGTTCGGCGGCTCGACCACACCGGACACTCGATCGCGGAAACGCCGATCATCTTCCGTGACCGCGAACGCGGCAAGTCGAAGATGTCCGGCCGAATCGTGGTGGAGTCGATGTGGCTCGTCACCACCTGGGGCGTGGCCGATCGTGTGCGGCGCCTGTTCGGCCGCCGCTGA
- a CDS encoding glycosyltransferase family 4 protein, whose amino-acid sequence MSHQQTAAAELDHHVADLLDRGIRRVHVLGWRDLADPDAGGSEVHADEFMRRWADRGLDVLHRTSAAVGLPATDQRNGYRVVRRGSRYSVFPRAIASELTGRMGRYDALVEIWNGVPWFSPVWCRRPHVTMLHHVHGPMWDQVMPGPLAPAGRFLEARFAPPFYRSTLTVTPSDATRDELLELGFRPDRVEAHPNGVDPVFRPGGEKTVDPSIVAVGRLAPVKRFDRVIDAVIEARRRVPGLRLDIVGGGPLHGELQAQIDAAGANEWIRLAGRKTHEELISLYQRSWLVVSGSIAEGWGLSLTEGAACGTPCVATDIRGHRSSVRDGISGLLVAPETLGTTIADVVTDPDRVASLRRGALEWAESLTWDGSALGITKALHSEVVAAQRRRG is encoded by the coding sequence ATGTCACACCAGCAGACGGCAGCGGCCGAACTCGATCATCACGTCGCCGATCTGCTCGACCGTGGGATCCGGCGCGTCCACGTGTTGGGGTGGCGCGACCTCGCCGACCCCGATGCCGGAGGCTCGGAAGTGCACGCCGACGAGTTCATGCGACGCTGGGCCGATCGCGGCCTCGACGTGCTCCACCGGACGTCCGCAGCGGTCGGATTGCCGGCGACCGACCAGCGCAACGGCTACCGCGTCGTTCGGCGGGGCAGCCGGTACTCCGTGTTCCCGCGCGCGATCGCGTCGGAGCTCACCGGGCGGATGGGTCGGTACGACGCGCTGGTCGAGATCTGGAACGGGGTGCCCTGGTTCTCACCGGTCTGGTGCCGGCGGCCGCACGTGACCATGCTCCACCACGTCCACGGCCCGATGTGGGACCAGGTCATGCCGGGCCCGCTGGCGCCCGCAGGCCGCTTCCTCGAAGCCCGCTTTGCGCCGCCCTTCTATCGGAGCACCCTGACCGTCACCCCCTCCGACGCGACCCGCGACGAGCTCCTCGAACTCGGCTTCCGTCCCGACCGCGTCGAGGCCCACCCGAACGGCGTCGACCCCGTGTTCCGGCCCGGCGGCGAGAAGACGGTCGACCCGTCGATCGTGGCCGTCGGACGACTCGCCCCGGTGAAGCGGTTCGACCGCGTGATCGACGCGGTGATCGAGGCCCGGCGACGCGTGCCCGGCCTCCGCCTCGACATCGTCGGCGGCGGGCCCCTCCACGGTGAACTCCAGGCGCAGATCGACGCCGCCGGAGCGAACGAGTGGATCCGCCTCGCCGGTCGCAAGACCCACGAGGAGCTGATCTCGCTGTACCAGCGCTCGTGGCTCGTCGTCAGCGGCTCGATCGCCGAAGGTTGGGGGCTCAGCCTCACCGAGGGCGCCGCGTGCGGCACACCGTGTGTCGCCACCGACATCCGTGGTCACCGCAGCAGCGTTCGCGACGGGATCTCCGGACTGCTCGTCGCGCCCGAGACGCTCGGCACGACGATCGCCGACGTCGTGACCGACCCGGATCGCGTGGCCTCGCTGCGGCGCGGCGCACTCGAGTGGGCCGAGTCGCTCACCTGGGACGGATCGGCGCTCGGGATCACGAAGGCCCTGCACAGCGAGGTCGTCGCAGCCCAGCGACGGCGGGGGTAG
- a CDS encoding decaprenylphospho-beta-D-erythro-pentofuranosid-2-ulose 2-reductase: protein MQNALDEAQTIVLLGGTSEIGRAIVDELVSSSTRTLVLACRRPDEAGAERFARDGLNVVVEPFDAAATETHEGFARRLAAEHGDLDVVVLAFGVLGEQTEFDDDPGAAAAAVHVNYTGGVAASLAFAGVMRRQGHGRLVVLSSVAGERVRAANFVYGSSKAGLDAFAQGLGDSLAGTGVQVTVVRPGFVHSRMTRGMKSAPFSTTPRVVAELTVAGMRKGKHTVWTPGILRYVFSVLRHVPRPIFRRLPLG, encoded by the coding sequence ATGCAGAACGCACTCGACGAAGCGCAGACCATCGTCCTCCTCGGCGGCACGAGCGAGATCGGTCGCGCCATCGTCGACGAACTCGTCTCGTCGTCGACCAGAACCCTCGTCCTCGCGTGCCGGCGCCCCGACGAAGCGGGAGCAGAACGCTTCGCCCGCGACGGTCTGAACGTCGTCGTCGAACCGTTCGACGCCGCAGCCACCGAGACCCACGAGGGATTCGCCCGCCGTCTCGCGGCCGAACACGGCGACCTCGACGTCGTCGTGCTCGCGTTCGGCGTCCTGGGCGAGCAGACGGAGTTCGACGACGACCCGGGGGCCGCGGCGGCAGCCGTCCACGTGAACTACACCGGAGGCGTCGCAGCGTCGCTCGCATTCGCCGGGGTCATGCGACGGCAGGGGCACGGCCGCCTCGTGGTCCTGTCGAGTGTGGCCGGCGAACGGGTCAGGGCGGCGAACTTCGTCTACGGCTCGTCGAAGGCCGGTCTCGACGCCTTCGCACAGGGTCTCGGCGACTCGTTGGCCGGGACCGGTGTGCAGGTGACGGTGGTCCGGCCGGGCTTCGTCCACTCGCGGATGACCAGAGGCATGAAGTCCGCGCCCTTCTCCACCACACCACGAGTCGTCGCCGAACTGACGGTCGCCGGCATGCGCAAGGGGAAGCACACGGTCTGGACCCCGGGCATCCTGCGGTACGTCTTCAGCGTGCTCCGCCATGTACCACGGCCGATCTTCCGGCGGCTCCCGCTCGGCTGA
- a CDS encoding FAD-binding oxidoreductase, giving the protein MRTDDTTPGRRRLLAGWGRANPTAATVRDVEPDELAAAVKDLPARGGIARGLGRSYGDPAQNAGGHVLRLAPANDHVAIDDDAGTVTAGGGVGIDDLLAILVPRGWFVPVTPGTRFVTIGGAIASDIHGKNHHREGSFGNHVTRLRLMLADGTVVDLAPEPAPGNDHELFWATVGGMGLTGVIVDATFRLIPIETSRMSVETHRLGHLDDVMDRMVESDADFRYSVAWIDLLARGKHLGRGVLTNGEHAVPDQLSPTAASDPLAYDGRQLVAVPPVVPPTGVINRLSVTAFNEVWYRRARTGRHVGVESIPAYFHPLDLVGGWNRVYGRSGFLQYQFVVPFGAEAVLRTVIERISAARLPIFLTVLKRFGAGNRGPLSFPMGGWTLAIDVATDRSGLAPLLRSLDDLVLGAGGRHYLTKDFHMTPADVRRGYPRLDEWRAVRDRVDPGGAWASDLSRRLELTD; this is encoded by the coding sequence GTGAGGACCGACGACACGACCCCGGGGCGACGGCGCCTGCTCGCGGGCTGGGGGAGAGCGAACCCCACCGCGGCGACCGTCCGCGACGTCGAGCCCGACGAACTGGCAGCAGCCGTCAAGGACCTGCCCGCCCGCGGCGGCATCGCCCGAGGCCTCGGCCGTTCGTACGGCGACCCGGCACAGAACGCGGGCGGTCACGTACTCCGACTCGCCCCGGCCAACGACCATGTGGCGATCGACGACGACGCGGGCACCGTGACCGCCGGCGGGGGAGTCGGGATCGACGATCTGTTGGCGATCCTCGTACCCCGCGGCTGGTTCGTTCCCGTCACGCCCGGTACACGGTTCGTCACCATCGGCGGAGCGATCGCGAGCGACATCCACGGCAAGAACCACCATCGCGAGGGGTCGTTCGGCAACCACGTGACCCGTCTCCGGCTGATGCTCGCCGACGGCACCGTCGTCGACTTGGCACCGGAGCCGGCGCCCGGCAACGACCATGAACTGTTCTGGGCCACCGTCGGCGGTATGGGCCTCACCGGCGTCATCGTCGACGCGACCTTCCGGTTGATCCCGATCGAGACCAGTCGCATGTCGGTCGAGACCCACCGCCTCGGCCACCTCGACGACGTCATGGACCGCATGGTCGAGAGCGACGCCGACTTCCGCTATTCGGTCGCATGGATCGACCTGCTGGCCCGGGGCAAGCACCTCGGTCGCGGTGTGCTCACCAACGGCGAACACGCGGTGCCCGACCAACTGTCGCCGACTGCGGCATCCGACCCGCTCGCCTACGACGGTCGCCAGCTCGTCGCGGTTCCGCCGGTCGTGCCGCCCACCGGTGTGATCAACCGGCTGTCGGTGACGGCGTTCAACGAGGTCTGGTACCGGCGGGCCCGCACGGGTCGACACGTCGGCGTCGAGTCGATCCCGGCGTACTTCCACCCGCTCGACCTGGTCGGCGGCTGGAACCGGGTGTACGGCCGCTCCGGATTCCTCCAGTACCAGTTCGTGGTGCCGTTCGGCGCCGAAGCGGTCCTGCGTACCGTCATCGAACGGATCTCGGCCGCCCGACTCCCGATCTTCCTCACGGTGCTCAAGCGCTTCGGCGCCGGCAACCGAGGGCCGCTGAGCTTCCCGATGGGGGGATGGACCCTCGCGATCGACGTGGCGACCGACCGGTCCGGCCTGGCCCCGCTCCTGCGCTCGCTCGACGATCTCGTCCTCGGGGCCGGGGGCCGGCACTATCTGACCAAGGACTTCCACATGACGCCCGCCGACGTCCGTCGCGGCTATCCGCGCCTCGACGAGTGGCGCGCCGTCCGCGACCGCGTCGACCCGGGCGGCGCCTGGGCGAGCGACCTGAGCCGCCGCCTCGAACTCACCGACTGA
- a CDS encoding LysM peptidoglycan-binding domain-containing protein — protein MSFVAGAASLVAVPSSVSASGFTCANGPGYDVRSGDSWYGIAARIEVSVRSLTDANGATLDAMLTPGDRLCLPSGADPSRACSNSYTVRSGDSWAAIGARAGSTAGAVAAANGVGIDRAIHPGDTVCLPAGTSLSGGSASSSSGADGPTASGSTYTVVRGDSWAAIAARAGVSMRSLLSVNSADSGDLIVPGDVLQLPEGADIVTAASVRLEAAPTQGPCGFGDTWGDARSGGRSHAGSDIFPGAGNYVYAVVDGRLTGRIWNGAGRNAGNAWTLTGADNTRYFYAHLSDFAPDLRVGSTVRAGQIIGWVGSTGNASAPHLHFEIRPGGGIAVNPYPILRAQGGCNNGRPYTQPGGWVPETLR, from the coding sequence GTGAGCTTCGTCGCGGGTGCGGCGTCGCTCGTCGCCGTCCCGTCGTCGGTGTCGGCGTCGGGGTTCACGTGTGCGAATGGTCCGGGCTACGACGTTCGGTCCGGCGACAGCTGGTATGGCATCGCCGCCCGGATCGAGGTGAGCGTCCGGTCGTTGACCGACGCCAACGGCGCCACGCTCGACGCGATGCTGACGCCGGGTGATCGCCTGTGTCTGCCGTCGGGCGCCGATCCGAGCCGGGCGTGTTCGAACTCCTACACCGTCCGGTCGGGCGACAGCTGGGCCGCGATCGGCGCCCGTGCGGGCAGTACCGCCGGAGCCGTCGCCGCCGCGAACGGCGTCGGGATCGACCGGGCGATCCACCCGGGAGACACCGTGTGCCTGCCGGCCGGGACCTCGCTGAGCGGTGGCTCGGCTTCGAGTTCGTCGGGTGCCGACGGCCCGACGGCGTCGGGGAGCACCTATACGGTCGTGCGCGGTGACAGCTGGGCCGCGATCGCCGCGCGAGCCGGCGTGTCGATGCGCTCGCTGCTGTCGGTCAACAGTGCCGACTCCGGCGATCTCATCGTGCCCGGCGATGTCCTGCAGCTGCCGGAAGGGGCCGACATCGTGACGGCCGCATCGGTTCGTCTCGAGGCCGCTCCGACCCAGGGGCCGTGCGGCTTCGGCGACACCTGGGGCGACGCCCGCAGCGGTGGACGCAGCCACGCCGGGTCCGACATCTTCCCCGGCGCCGGCAACTACGTGTACGCCGTCGTCGACGGCCGGCTCACCGGTCGGATCTGGAACGGCGCCGGGCGCAACGCTGGGAACGCCTGGACCCTCACCGGTGCCGACAACACCCGCTACTTCTACGCCCATCTGTCCGACTTCGCCCCCGACCTGCGGGTCGGGTCGACCGTGCGGGCCGGCCAGATCATCGGATGGGTCGGCAGCACCGGCAACGCGAGCGCACCCCACCTCCACTTCGAGATCCGGCCGGGCGGCGGCATCGCGGTCAATCCGTATCCGATCCTCCGAGCGCAGGGAGGCTGCAACAACGGTCGCCCGTACACCCAACCGGGTGGCTGGGTACCCGAGACGCTTCGCTGA